One Aegilops tauschii subsp. strangulata cultivar AL8/78 chromosome 7, Aet v6.0, whole genome shotgun sequence genomic window carries:
- the LOC109775749 gene encoding uncharacterized protein, which yields MKGARVGGWPKGNHRVSAASTNRRSGQACLHGACGGVGPLRKSGGWGGGRPCPCPCPSPVLLCAWLLKARTTCDSSWQGRRDLGSVLYMGGVTSTRLTIQAQEHVRNH from the exons ATGAAGGGGGCGCGTGTGGGCGGCTGGCCGAAGGGGAACCATCGCGTCTCTGCCGCATCTACGAACCGCAG ATCAGGGCAGGCATGTCTTCATGGTGCTTGCGGAGGAGTAGGGCCGCTGAGGAAAAGTGGTGGTTGGGGAGGAGGACGCCCTTGTCCTTGCCCTTGTCCTTCCCCTGTGCTGCTCTGTGCATGGTTGTTGAAGGCGAGGACGACCTGTGACTCCTCGTGGCAAG GAAGAAGAGACCTGGGCAGCGTGCTTTACATGGGCGGCGTCACCTCGACCAGATTAACGATTCAAGCCCAAG AACACGTGAGAAATCATTGA